One stretch of Arachis hypogaea cultivar Tifrunner chromosome 20, arahy.Tifrunner.gnm2.J5K5, whole genome shotgun sequence DNA includes these proteins:
- the LOC112784197 gene encoding probable disease resistance protein At4g27220 isoform X2, with protein MAGSSNQVEAPNELDSLQGLAHSNEVVGSGNIGFGTHIKKMHELVNKLSSWEAELKDGWQWLEYCGKKCEREELNDWLKEAGGLKEEALEIIESLHQHALQDPLKKTDDFKSKLFYIKYKMPFCLNKESVDRNFIQMRDLLRDDNVFFIGVCGMGGVGKTWLVTHFKNQIRSKKSFNFENVYWVTVSQDFSILKLQNSIAKRIGEKLDDDDEITDRAEILSSALEKIDRSVLILDNVWNYIDLQKVGIPLRTNGIKLILTSRLKHVFQQMDCPTENLIQMKPFHPEDDQQDDMKEGWELFLLKLGCNGRPATLSDEVKKIARSVVEICDGLPLGISVMARLMKGVNDDINIWRHALSKLEDSSMGEAMEEEVIKVLKQSYDYLGDSTSQNCFLQHALYSQVSAEVLFMNLVDEGLIQSTRSLDKIFVQGQAILAKLNSHSLISWVHDWILLRHLSTMHSLLRDMASDIMKGRFMLRCRKGLKNIPEMQEWTPHLEKASLMDNDIKEIPEATSPMCPQLSTLNLSKNRIRYIPNCFFNHLEALSLLDLSYNAELTSLPNSLSSLKSLKSLLLERCYSLKYVPPLGELQELSRLVISDTLIEDVPHGLGMLAKLRWLDLSNNRKLVCVPWPVISGLTNVQYLNLQGTSITGHIVQGVINKLEYFQGSFQVAKNLADFMENTLNRDGGLKYYDIDFRSSCMLWKLDILGGKRKRITVGDFEGFEVLLPSDLQELNIRNNKQLGGDLCECGALSLKAPSLKKIDVSYCPKLERLCCLSGPCFFCQHLQNLQSLVLYDLERLDTIWREDDEFIGLPNLSELKIQHCNRMERLMRATSLAKLPKLERIQVDYCKSIKEIFTMGTATIITLPNSFRELCLWGLPQLGCVCDTDSIIVSNYPPEVTVFLCPELRSPIFDTSHL; from the exons ATGGCTGGTTCAAGTAATCAGGTGGAAGCTCCCAATGAATTGGATTCATTACAAG GTTTGGCACATTCAAATGAGGTTGTGGGTAGCGGTAACATTGGTTTTGGAACTCACATTAAAAAAATGCATGAACTGGTTAATAAATTAAGCAGCTGGGAAGCAGAACTTAAAGATGGATGGCAATGGCTGGAGTACTGTGGCAAGAAGTGCGAAAGAGAAGAACTCAATGATTGGTTAAAAGAAGCTGGAGGCCTTAAAGAAGAAGCTCTTGAGATAATTGAGTCATTGCATCAGCATGCTTTGCAAGACCCTTTAAAGAAAACAGATGATTTCAAAAGCAAATTGTTTTACATAAAGTATAAAATGCCTTTTTGCTTGAACAAGGAATCCGTGGACAGAAATTTCATACAGATGCGAGATCTTCTAAGGGATGATAATGTCTTCTTCATTGGTGTATGCGGAATGGGAGGAGTGGGAAAAACTTGGCTAGTAACTCACTTCAAGAATCAAATAAGAAGTAAGAAGAGTTTTAATTTTGAGAATGTGTATTGGGTCACAGTTTCCCAAGATTTTAGTATTCTCAAATTGCAAAACTCCATTGCCAAAAGGATAGGTGAAaagcttgatgatgatgatgagataaCTGACAGAGCAGAAATTTTGTCATCTGCATTGGAGAAGATAGATAGATCAGTGCTTATCTTGGACAATGTTTGGAATTATATTGATCTGCAGAAAGTGGGAATTCCTCTCAGAACAAATGGGATCAAATTGATTCTAACAAGTCGTCTAAAGCATGTGTTTCAGCAAATGGATTGCCCAACAGAAAATTTAATACAAATGAAACCTTTCCATCCAGAAGATGACCAACAAGATGACATGAAAGAGGGTTGGGAGTTATTTTTGCTAAAACTTGGATGCAATGGAAGACCTGCAACCCTTTCTGATGAAGTAAAGAAAATTGCAAGATCTGTTGTAGAGATATGTGATGGCTTGCCACTTGGAATCTCTGTGATGGCCAGATTGATGAAAGGGGTAAATGATGACATCAATATATGGAGACATGCACTAAGCAAACTTGAAGATTCATCAATGGGAGAAGCCATGGAAGAAGAGGTTATAAAGGTATTAAAACAAAGCTATGATTATTTAGGGGACAGCACTAGTCAAAATTGTTTCTTGCAACATGCATTATACAGTCAAGTTTCAGCAGAGGTGTTATTCATGAATCTCGTCGACGAAGGGTTAatacaatcaacaaggagtttggaCAAAATATTTGTCCAAGGGCAAGCAATATTAGCTAAACTCAATAGCCATTCATTGATATCTTGGGTTCATGATTGGATCCTTTTGAGGCACCTTTCAACTATGCATAGTTTATTGAGGGACATGGCAAGTGATATTATGAAGGGAAGGTTCATGCTGAGATGTAGGAAAGGTTTAAAAAATATCCCTGAGATGCAGGAGTGGACACCACACTTGGAGAAAGCATCTTTGATGGACAATGATATAAAAGAAATTCCAGAGGCCACATCTCCCATGTGTCCACAATTGTCCACCTTGAATCTTAGTAAAAATAGGATCAGATATATTCCAAATTGTTTTTTCAACCACCTTGAAGCTCTATCTCTACTTGATTTATCCTACAATGCAGAATTAACATCCCTGCCGAATTCGTTGTCTAGTTTGAAGTCCCTTAAATCCTTGTTGCTCGAGCGTTGTTATTCATTGAAGTATGTGCCTCCATTGGGGGAGCTACAAGAGCTTTCAAGATTGGTTATTTCAGATACATTAATTGAGGATGTCCCACATGGACTGGGAATGCTGGCCAAGTTGAGATGGCTTGATCTATCTAATAATAGAAAACTTGTTTGTGTACCATGGCCTGTGATATCTGGTTTGACTAATGTGCAATACCTTAATCTCCAAGGAACATCTATAACAGGACACATTGTGCAAGGGGTGATAAATAAGTTGGAATATTTTCAAGGCTCCTTTCAGGTTGCTAAGAACTTGGCCGATTTCATGGAAAATACCCTCAACAGAGATGGTGGACTTAAATATTATGATATAGATTTCCGATCTTCTTGTATGCTTTGGAAACTTGACATTTTGGGAGGGAAAAGGAAGCGCATAACTGTGGGAGATTTCGAAGGATTTGAAGTTTTGTTGCCAAGTGACCTTCAGGAATTGAATATAAGAAATAATAAACAGTTGGGTGGAGATCTATGTGAATGTGGCGCTTTGTCATTGAAAGCTCCTTCGTTGAAGAAGATTGATGTGAGTTATTGTCCGAAATTAGAGAGATTGTGTTGTTTGTCTGGTCCCTGTTTCTTCTGCCAACATCTTCAAAACCTTCAATCTTTGGTTCTATATGACTTGGAAAGACTAGACACCATCTGGAGGGAAGATGATGAATTCATAGGCTTGCCCAACTTGAGTGAATTGAAGATCCAACATTGCAATAGAATGGAAAGGTTAATGAGAGCTACATCTCTTGCAAAACTCCCAAAACTAGAGAGAATACAAGTTGATTATTGTAAGTCAATCAAAGAGATATTTACAATGGGGACTGCCACAATAATTACTCTCCCCAACTCATTCAGGGAGTTATGTTTATGGGGACTGCCACAATTGGGGTGTGTGTGTGACACGGACAGCATTATAGTCTCTAACTACCCTCCAGAAGTTACGGTTTTCTTGTGTCCAGAACTAAGAAGTCCCATCTTTGATACAAGCCATCTAtag
- the LOC112784197 gene encoding probable disease resistance protein At4g27220 isoform X1 — MGRPRDEYYWDQVTKEGNDGWLCKRCSKRFKGGVSRIKAHLGNETGRGISLCSMAGSSNQVEAPNELDSLQGLAHSNEVVGSGNIGFGTHIKKMHELVNKLSSWEAELKDGWQWLEYCGKKCEREELNDWLKEAGGLKEEALEIIESLHQHALQDPLKKTDDFKSKLFYIKYKMPFCLNKESVDRNFIQMRDLLRDDNVFFIGVCGMGGVGKTWLVTHFKNQIRSKKSFNFENVYWVTVSQDFSILKLQNSIAKRIGEKLDDDDEITDRAEILSSALEKIDRSVLILDNVWNYIDLQKVGIPLRTNGIKLILTSRLKHVFQQMDCPTENLIQMKPFHPEDDQQDDMKEGWELFLLKLGCNGRPATLSDEVKKIARSVVEICDGLPLGISVMARLMKGVNDDINIWRHALSKLEDSSMGEAMEEEVIKVLKQSYDYLGDSTSQNCFLQHALYSQVSAEVLFMNLVDEGLIQSTRSLDKIFVQGQAILAKLNSHSLISWVHDWILLRHLSTMHSLLRDMASDIMKGRFMLRCRKGLKNIPEMQEWTPHLEKASLMDNDIKEIPEATSPMCPQLSTLNLSKNRIRYIPNCFFNHLEALSLLDLSYNAELTSLPNSLSSLKSLKSLLLERCYSLKYVPPLGELQELSRLVISDTLIEDVPHGLGMLAKLRWLDLSNNRKLVCVPWPVISGLTNVQYLNLQGTSITGHIVQGVINKLEYFQGSFQVAKNLADFMENTLNRDGGLKYYDIDFRSSCMLWKLDILGGKRKRITVGDFEGFEVLLPSDLQELNIRNNKQLGGDLCECGALSLKAPSLKKIDVSYCPKLERLCCLSGPCFFCQHLQNLQSLVLYDLERLDTIWREDDEFIGLPNLSELKIQHCNRMERLMRATSLAKLPKLERIQVDYCKSIKEIFTMGTATIITLPNSFRELCLWGLPQLGCVCDTDSIIVSNYPPEVTVFLCPELRSPIFDTSHL; from the exons ATGGGTAGACCAAGGGATGAGTACTACTGGGATCAAGTTACTAAAGAAGGAAATGACGGTTGGTTGTGCAAACGCTGTAGCAAAAGATTTAAGGGAGGCGTTTCAAGAATCAAGGCGCATCTGGGAAATGAAACAGGGAGGGGAATCAGTTTATGCTCTATGGCTGGTTCAAGTAATCAGGTGGAAGCTCCCAATGAATTGGATTCATTACAAG GTTTGGCACATTCAAATGAGGTTGTGGGTAGCGGTAACATTGGTTTTGGAACTCACATTAAAAAAATGCATGAACTGGTTAATAAATTAAGCAGCTGGGAAGCAGAACTTAAAGATGGATGGCAATGGCTGGAGTACTGTGGCAAGAAGTGCGAAAGAGAAGAACTCAATGATTGGTTAAAAGAAGCTGGAGGCCTTAAAGAAGAAGCTCTTGAGATAATTGAGTCATTGCATCAGCATGCTTTGCAAGACCCTTTAAAGAAAACAGATGATTTCAAAAGCAAATTGTTTTACATAAAGTATAAAATGCCTTTTTGCTTGAACAAGGAATCCGTGGACAGAAATTTCATACAGATGCGAGATCTTCTAAGGGATGATAATGTCTTCTTCATTGGTGTATGCGGAATGGGAGGAGTGGGAAAAACTTGGCTAGTAACTCACTTCAAGAATCAAATAAGAAGTAAGAAGAGTTTTAATTTTGAGAATGTGTATTGGGTCACAGTTTCCCAAGATTTTAGTATTCTCAAATTGCAAAACTCCATTGCCAAAAGGATAGGTGAAaagcttgatgatgatgatgagataaCTGACAGAGCAGAAATTTTGTCATCTGCATTGGAGAAGATAGATAGATCAGTGCTTATCTTGGACAATGTTTGGAATTATATTGATCTGCAGAAAGTGGGAATTCCTCTCAGAACAAATGGGATCAAATTGATTCTAACAAGTCGTCTAAAGCATGTGTTTCAGCAAATGGATTGCCCAACAGAAAATTTAATACAAATGAAACCTTTCCATCCAGAAGATGACCAACAAGATGACATGAAAGAGGGTTGGGAGTTATTTTTGCTAAAACTTGGATGCAATGGAAGACCTGCAACCCTTTCTGATGAAGTAAAGAAAATTGCAAGATCTGTTGTAGAGATATGTGATGGCTTGCCACTTGGAATCTCTGTGATGGCCAGATTGATGAAAGGGGTAAATGATGACATCAATATATGGAGACATGCACTAAGCAAACTTGAAGATTCATCAATGGGAGAAGCCATGGAAGAAGAGGTTATAAAGGTATTAAAACAAAGCTATGATTATTTAGGGGACAGCACTAGTCAAAATTGTTTCTTGCAACATGCATTATACAGTCAAGTTTCAGCAGAGGTGTTATTCATGAATCTCGTCGACGAAGGGTTAatacaatcaacaaggagtttggaCAAAATATTTGTCCAAGGGCAAGCAATATTAGCTAAACTCAATAGCCATTCATTGATATCTTGGGTTCATGATTGGATCCTTTTGAGGCACCTTTCAACTATGCATAGTTTATTGAGGGACATGGCAAGTGATATTATGAAGGGAAGGTTCATGCTGAGATGTAGGAAAGGTTTAAAAAATATCCCTGAGATGCAGGAGTGGACACCACACTTGGAGAAAGCATCTTTGATGGACAATGATATAAAAGAAATTCCAGAGGCCACATCTCCCATGTGTCCACAATTGTCCACCTTGAATCTTAGTAAAAATAGGATCAGATATATTCCAAATTGTTTTTTCAACCACCTTGAAGCTCTATCTCTACTTGATTTATCCTACAATGCAGAATTAACATCCCTGCCGAATTCGTTGTCTAGTTTGAAGTCCCTTAAATCCTTGTTGCTCGAGCGTTGTTATTCATTGAAGTATGTGCCTCCATTGGGGGAGCTACAAGAGCTTTCAAGATTGGTTATTTCAGATACATTAATTGAGGATGTCCCACATGGACTGGGAATGCTGGCCAAGTTGAGATGGCTTGATCTATCTAATAATAGAAAACTTGTTTGTGTACCATGGCCTGTGATATCTGGTTTGACTAATGTGCAATACCTTAATCTCCAAGGAACATCTATAACAGGACACATTGTGCAAGGGGTGATAAATAAGTTGGAATATTTTCAAGGCTCCTTTCAGGTTGCTAAGAACTTGGCCGATTTCATGGAAAATACCCTCAACAGAGATGGTGGACTTAAATATTATGATATAGATTTCCGATCTTCTTGTATGCTTTGGAAACTTGACATTTTGGGAGGGAAAAGGAAGCGCATAACTGTGGGAGATTTCGAAGGATTTGAAGTTTTGTTGCCAAGTGACCTTCAGGAATTGAATATAAGAAATAATAAACAGTTGGGTGGAGATCTATGTGAATGTGGCGCTTTGTCATTGAAAGCTCCTTCGTTGAAGAAGATTGATGTGAGTTATTGTCCGAAATTAGAGAGATTGTGTTGTTTGTCTGGTCCCTGTTTCTTCTGCCAACATCTTCAAAACCTTCAATCTTTGGTTCTATATGACTTGGAAAGACTAGACACCATCTGGAGGGAAGATGATGAATTCATAGGCTTGCCCAACTTGAGTGAATTGAAGATCCAACATTGCAATAGAATGGAAAGGTTAATGAGAGCTACATCTCTTGCAAAACTCCCAAAACTAGAGAGAATACAAGTTGATTATTGTAAGTCAATCAAAGAGATATTTACAATGGGGACTGCCACAATAATTACTCTCCCCAACTCATTCAGGGAGTTATGTTTATGGGGACTGCCACAATTGGGGTGTGTGTGTGACACGGACAGCATTATAGTCTCTAACTACCCTCCAGAAGTTACGGTTTTCTTGTGTCCAGAACTAAGAAGTCCCATCTTTGATACAAGCCATCTAtag